From Peromyscus maniculatus bairdii isolate BWxNUB_F1_BW_parent chromosome 8, HU_Pman_BW_mat_3.1, whole genome shotgun sequence, a single genomic window includes:
- the Kcnj2 gene encoding inward rectifier potassium channel 2: MGSVRTNRYSIVSSEEDGMKLATMAVANGFGNGKSKVHTRQQCRSRFVKKDGHCNVQFINVGEKGQRYLADIFTTCVDIRWRWMLVIFCLAFVLSWLFFGCVFWLIALLHGDLDASKESKACVSEVNSFTAAFLFSIETQTTIGYGFRCVTDECPIAVFMVVFQSIVGCIIDAFIIGAVMAKMAKPKKRNETLVFSHNAVIAMRDGKLCLMWRVGNLRKSHLVEAHVRAQLLKSRITSEGEYIPLDQIDINVGFDSGIDRIFLVSPITIVHEIDEDSPLYDLSKQDIDNADFEIVVILEGMVEATAMTTQCRSSYLANEILWGHRYEPVLFEEKHYYKVDYSRFHKTYEVPNTPLCSARDLAEKKYILSNANSFCYENEVALTSKEEEDSENGVPESTSTDSPPGIDLHNQASVPLEPRPLRRESEI, encoded by the coding sequence AAGAGTAAAGTCCATACCCGGCAACAGTGCAGGAGCCGCTTTGTGAAGAAAGATGGGCACTGCAATGTCCAGTTCATTAATGTGGGTGAGAAGGGACAGAGGTACCTGGCAGACATCTTTACTACCTGTGTTGACATTCGTTGGCGATGGATGCTGGTTATCTTCTGCCTGGCATTTGTGCTCTCCTGGCTGTTCTTCGGCTGTGTGTTTTGGTTGATAGCTCTGCTCCATGGGGATCTGGATGCTTCTAAAGAGAGCAAAGCTTGTGTGTCTGAGGTCAACAGCTTTACAgctgccttcctcttctccattgAGACCCAGACAACTATAGGCTATGGTTTCAGGTGTGTTACAGACGAGTGCCCAATTGCTGTTTTCATGGTGGTATTCCAGTCAATTGTAGGCTGCATCATCGACGCCTTCATCATTGGGGCAGTCATGGCAAAGATGGCaaaaccaaagaagagaaatgagactCTTGTTTTCAGTCACAATGCTGTGATTGCCATGAGGGACGGCAAACTATGCTTAATGTGGAGGGTGGGCAATCTTCGTAAAAGCCACCTTGTAGAAGCTCATGTCCGGGCACAGCTACTCAAATCCAGAATCACTTCAGAAGGGGAATATATTCCCTTGGACCAGATAGACATCAATGTTGGTTTTGATAGTGGAATTGACCGTATATTTCTGGTGTCCCCTATCACTATTGTCCATGAAATAGATGAAGACAGCCCTTTATATGACTTGAGTAAGCAGGACATTGACAATGCAGACTTTGAAATTGTTGTCATACTGGAAGGCATGGTGGAAGCCACTGCCATGACGACACAATGCCGGAGTTCATATCTGGCCAATGAAATTCTCTGGGGTCACCGCTATGAGCCAGTGCTCTTTGAAGAGAAACACTATTACAAAGTGGACTATTCAAGATTCCATAAGACTTATGAGGTACCTAACACTCCCCTTTGTAGTGCCAGAGACTTAGCAGAGAAGAAATACATCCTCTCAAATGCGAATTCATTTTGCTATGAAAATGAAGTTGCCCTCACAAgcaaagaggaagaggacagtGAAAACGGAGTCCCAGAGAGCACAAGTACAGACTCACCTCCTGGCATAGATCTTCATAACCAAGCAAGCGTACCTCTAGAGCCCAGGCCGTTAAGGAGAGAATCGGAGATATGA